aggaactagaataactaaaacaatttgacaaaaaagaataaagtgcgAGGAATTACTCCAGCAGATTTCTAGATTTATTGTGTATCTACAATAATTAAGACTGTTTGATCTTTGCAGAGGGATAGACCCAATGGTCAAAGGATCAGAACCCAGAACCCAGAGCTAGACCCCTGCAAACACACCCAACTGGTTTTTGATGAAGATGCAAAAGAAACTCAAATGGAGAAGAGATTGCCTTCTTACCAAATGGTGCTAGAGCCATTGGacatctacatgcaaaaaaaacGAACCCCAACTTAATTAAGTCTCAGACCTTAtctaaaatttaactcaaaatgggtcacaGACTTAAAAAAAGCGtaaaactataaaagttttagaaatgcATTGGAGAAAGTCTTCAGGATAAAGGGATAGGCAAAGAGTTCCGAGACTTGACACCAAAAACGCAATCcataaaagagaaaagtgaaattgTGCTTCATTAAAGTGAAAAACTTTTGTTCTTCAAAGACCTTGTTAAGAAGATGGAAACAAAAGCTACAGAGATGTGCTTAATTTGTATTAAagccacaaagagaaaaaatatttgcaaaccacgtATCTGTCCACACCAGTGCCTAGAGTACATACAGAACTATCAAAACTCAACAGTAGAAAGACAAACAATCCATTTAGAACATGAACAAAAGACAGGAGGAGGATAcaaagatggcaaataagcacatgaaaaatgttcaacttcAGCTAATGCAACTAGGGAAATGTGAACTAAACATACTAGTCCGaatagataaaatacaaaatagtgacagtaccaaatgctggtgaggatgaggAAAAACTAGATTGCTCTTCcattgctggtgggattgtaaaatgggGCAGTTACTGTGGAGAACAGCTTGGCAGTTGCCTTAAAAGCTAACAATGCAGCTACCGTGTGGCCTAGCAATTGGACGTCTGGGCATTtatcacagagaaatgaaaactttcatTCACAGAAAAATCTCTACATGAACATTCATACTATCCATGTAAGTAAAAAACCAGAAACAGTCAACATGTAACcaatctcaaaaggttacatactacTTGATTCCTTTTATGTAACATTCTTTAAATGACACATTATAGAAATGATGAGCAGGtaagtggttgccaggagttaagAAGAGGATAGTAGGTGAGACGGGAAGGAGTTGGGTGTGGGTATAAAAAGCAGTATGAGCCGTCCTtatggtgatggaaatgttttgtaaCTTGACACTATcaatgtcagtttcctggttGGGAACTTACACTACATTTCTGCAAAGAATACCACCAGGGAAACTGCAAAGAGCACATGGGATCTCTGCATTGTTTCCTATACCTGCATGTAAATGTACAGTTATCTCCAAATAAtacattgaattaaaaaaaaacagagcagtCAGCAAACACTGGCTGTAGTTTTTAGCGTGATGGTGATATTGAGCTCTTTCAAAAGATCAGTTTGTACTCTTAAAATATCCATACTGAAATATTTCAGATGAAATTCTACGTCGTATGTGCTTCAGAATAATCCAGTGCGAGGGAGAAGCAGGTGGGGTCCACCACGGGAGTGAATGGCTGTGAGCAGGGCATTGTGGAGCTGGGTAGTGGGTATGTATGTGGGTGTCTTTACATGAAACACTACATGTCGTTGTGTCCAGAACTCGTTTCTTCAGGTAGGTTCTTGGTCTTGCTAACTTCAAGAACAAAGCCACAAACCCTCACACTGAGTATCACAGTTTTTAaagatgtgtccggagtttcttccttctggtgggttcctggtcttactaacttcaggagtgaagccgcagactaTCACAGCAGGTGgtacagctcttaaaggcggtATGACCGGGGCTGTTCATTCCTCCCGGtaggttcgtggtctcactggcttccagagtgaagctgcagaccttcacggtgaATGTTACAGCTTATCAATGTGGTGTCTTGGAGCTGTTCGCTCCTCCCTGTGATCTCGCTGACTTCACGAGCGAAAatgcagaccttcatggtgagtgctacagctcataaaAGTGGTGCAAACCCCAAGAGTCAGCAACAGCAAGACTTATTGTAAAGTCACAAGATAAACCTTCCACCTCCCACAAAGGGACTGCAAACTGTTGCTGTTATTGGCTTGGGTggtctgcttttattcccttatttggtcccacccacatcctgctgattggtccgttttacagagagctgattggtctgttttacagagtgctgagtgctccgtttttacagagtgctgattggtgcgtttacaaaactttagctagacccagagtgctgattggtgcatttacaatcctttagctagacagaaaagttctcccaGTCactgacccagaagcccagccagcttcacctctcagttGTGGTACCTGGGGCAGGGAAACGTGATGGGGAGGCTATTGGCTTTAGAGATGGTCAGACCTGCTGTGAATCTTGGCTCTGctgcttactggctgtgtgatcttgctCAAGTTACtcagcctgcctgccttccctccctgccctccttccttccttccttccttccttccttccttccttccttccttccNNNNNNNNNNtccttccttccttccttccttccttccttccttccttccttccttccttcctcccttccttccttcctctctctcttttcttttcttttacttttctttttttgagactgagtctcactatgttgcccagactggagtgcggatctctgcctcccagattcaagcaattcttgttcctcagcctcccgagtagctgggattacaggtgcccactaccacacccggctaatttttatatttttagtagacacggggtttcaccatgttggccaggctggtctcaaacacctgatctcaggtgatctgtccacctgggcctcccaaagtgctgggattacagtcgtgagccaccatgcccagcctctattcAACCTTTCTGACCTCAGtgcccttatctgtaaaatgaggctaacaTCTCATAGGGTAATTTTGCAGATAAACAAGATTGCTGAGGAAGAGTGCAGGGTGAGTAATGAAAGGTTCTTGGAGTAACTTTACTTGAagatggagagaggaagagaagccaGTGCAGGAGATAGATGGGCAGGTGGAAGTGGGGCAGGAGAACCATGGTTAGGTTGGGCAGTATGTGGGAATTCAGTAAAATATTagtcatatttaatttttaatttttttgagacaaggtctttctctgtcatccaggctggagtgcagtggcatgatcatagatcactgtagcctcaatttcctggtctcaggcgatcctcccacctcagcttcctgagtagctgggattacaagtttgtttttttgtagagattggctCTTGCTGTACAAAAgagtccaagctggtctcaaactcctggcctgaaacgatcctcccaccttggcctcatgaaatgttgggattataggcgcaaaCTGCGCTGCCCAGCCAGtaaaagattttttgtttgtttgttttgttttgttttgtttttttgagacggagtcttgctctgtctcccaggctggagtgcggtggcgcgatctcagctcactgcaagctccgcctcccgggttcacaccattctcctgcctcagcctccggagtagctgggactacaggcgccgccacctcgcccggctagttttttgtatttttagtagagacggggtttcaccgtgttagccaggatggtctcgatctcttgacctcgtgatccgcccgcctcggcctcccacagtgctgggattacaggtgtgagccaccgcgcccggcccaagggTTGTAAAAGAATTGTTGGAAGAAGACACCTGAGAAGAAGTCATCAGATGTGGCGTTCAGAAAGTCATCGGTGCTGACAATGGCTTCGGTTCAGTAGTGAGGGTAGGCCCAGATCCATTGTCATGGAATAGGTGGGGAAAGAGGAAGTAAGTGCTGCCATTCTCAGAATCTTGATGGCAGGGTATGGAGAGACCAGGCTGTAGCTCGAGAGGGGAggaactcagagaggttaaagagCAGGAAGAAGCTAAAGACGAagagactgaaagtgaaggagagaggaggaTTATCTTGTCCGTTGTGAAtcgtgctgcagtgaacacaggTGTGCAAATATGTCTTTGAGATCCTGGTTTTAACTCTTTTGGGCATACACCCAAAAGcgcaattgctggatcatttggCCATTTCACTTTTGATATTTTAAGGAGCCTCCATCCTGCCTTCCATCTTGCTGCACCCTTCTTCATTCCCGTTAACAGTGCATGAGAACTCCGTTTGccccacatcttcaccaacactcatcctttgtttctgttttggtttgttttttgataatagccatcctaacagatgtaaggtgatatctcatgaTAGTTTAGACAGATAGATGAAAACGGAAagtatggtatatccatacaatggaatattattcaaccataaaaggaagaaaatcctgccatgtGGGGCAACATGGTTGAACCCAGAggacattaagctaagtgaaataagccgggCACAGGAAGGTAAATATTCCTGATCGTACTGATGTGTGTCTAAAACAGTCAATCTCTGAGTAGCAAAGAATCCAACAGCAgtttccagggctggggagggctgTGGATTTAAGGAAGTGGGGAATTATTCAATGGATATAAAGTTTCATTGATGCTAGAAGAGTATGTTCTagagatcttctgcacagcatcCTGCCCATAGTGAACAATACGTATTGTGCACTTCAGAATACCTTAAGAGGATAGTtctcatgttaaatgttcttaccacaaacaaaaacaaaacaaaaaaaaacaatgcaaCACAGGGGCCTATGGAGGTGATGGGTATTTTTATTACCTTGATTATGGTGCTGGGTGTCCCGGGTGTTTCCATAGGTCCAAACCCATCAAATTGGGTGCTTTAGATATGGGCAGTTCTGTGTATACCCATTTTACCTCAATTTATTGttcaaaaaagaagagagggaatgGAGGGGCCACAACTGCAGCAGCtgggggagaggtggggagaAGACGCTTCCTCCATTCGTACTGGGATTGTTGCCAAGGCTGTGTTATTTGCCCTGATCTTCCCCGCTTCCTATGGGCTTCATGCAATAACTTGTACAAccagcaatttaaaaagaaaggaacagggctggacgcggtggctcacgcttgtaatctcagcactttgggaggccgaggagggcggatcacttgaggccaggagttggagaccagcctggccaacatggtaaaagctcatctctactgaaagcataaaaattagccaggcgtggtggtgcacgcctgtaatcccagccacttgggcagctgaggcaggagaatcgcttgaacctgggaggcagaggttacagcgagccaagattgtgccactgcactccagcctgggctacagagtgaggctccgtctcaaaaaataaaaataaaaataaataaaataaaaagaaaggaacatcCCAGAAAAAGCAGGGATTATGAATGCCAACTAGATTGTTTTAGTGTGATGATGAAATTGTGATTTTGCTTTAAAAGCTTAGCACTTGTTTTTATAGATTGGtactaaaatatttatggatgaaatattttgggatttGCTTTAgactaaagaaaatgagaagtgtatttttgtttctctggagcaAGTTTCTGAAGGCGGTCCTGGAGGAATCAACGTGCCACACCAAGCCCACATGTGTGTTCACCGTTCGCCGGGTGTCCCCATGGGTGGTGTATCATGCTGTGTCCCTTTATGCAGGGAGTGAGTTCACGGGTGTGCCGTTGCTCCCAGGAGCGATCAGTCTGCACCTGCCTCACCCACACCCACACTAACGGTATCTGTGTCCAATCTGGAAATTGTTGGGGGGAAAGAGGTTTCCCACCTCACTGTGGGTGCTTTTCTCAGTCACCACGGCATGAAGGCTTAAGACTTCCCTAACCTCCTCTCTTTCCAGGATGAACTGACCCTGAGGACATCATTCCTAGTGTCGTACAAGTGGCCCGCTCCAAACTGAATGCCCCGTAGGCTGCTAAACTTAGCCTCTGCCCATTCGCAGTGAGGATGCACGAATCCCTGTTGAGGTCCCAGGCCCCTCCACCCACAGTAACTCGTCGCCTTCCCAGCAAAAGCACCCAGCCCACGAGGGTTGGCAGCAAGCTGCCCAGATGCAACAGAAACCACAAGGCGTGCGAAGGCTTAAGCAACCGGCCGAGCTTTATTGAGGTAATCACATTCACTTTCAGTTGTTCACAATGATTGGCAAATAGGTGAGTTAAAAAAGCCTTCTGCTTCCATATTGTTCCATCTACCTTCAGAAAgcagtaaaaataaattgtgCAATGAACTTTCCACCTTAAGCATATCATGACAGTTCACAAATTTGCCAACAGACAATGCAAAACAATATTTACAAGATAGACCCTTTGTAAGTTCCAAATTTAGATACTTGTGGTATAATTCTAAAACTAACATCTCATGTTTTTCCAGGTAAGGAAGACCagtcattataaaaatactttatataaattcAAAGTCAGAACTAAAAGCATCCAAGcctataaaaatatctttttctaataAAAGTATCGATTTCTAGATAAATGTTCTTTATCAACAACAGTTACATAAATGTTCAGGAAGTACCCACTTTGTCAGAGAGTCCACTTAAAAGGAACCTGTCGAAGGGACTGCGATGCTCCTCTGTCAAGCAGTCTCTTGTTTTCAGAGATGGACCACATATTTGATCACGTTGTGTATGAATGGCACAAGTATCCTACAAAAAGTTAACTCAAGTGTCTATTTATTATGAAAGTCATTTATAAAGACAAACTCTTCAGGCTAGAGAAGGAAGTTTCAGGTTGGTATTGCCTTCTGGAGAAGACAAAAGTCTCCTTATGACGCAGCTAGATTTTACCTTGAAATGTTTAGCTTGGGAAACCTGTGATTGCATTTTGACCACTATCTGAAATCAGCTCATTCATTTCATTCTGCTTACTCTCCTTTAGGGCATGGTTGGGGTGATTTCTCTGAGTCTGTGCTCTCTTTGATCTCCTAAAACACACTTTCAGCAGCAGGTAGCACAACTCTGCCACGTTAAGCAGCATGCAAATCACAGATGCAGAAATCATAAAAATGGTAAACACAGTCTTCTCCGTTGGCCTAGAAATAAAGCAGTCAACAAGGTTGGGGCAGGGATCAATCCCACATTTCAACACCCAGGGCAGGTGGTACCCATTGTAAAGGAAGTAAAACACATACATAAAGGCCGCTTCGAAGATGATTCGGAAAAAGATGCTGCTGGTGTACGTCCACCACAGCGACCCCTCTATCCGAACCTTCTGCTTTTTAATGTCCTCTATGTCTTTGAATTCATTCCTCTTGTCTCCTCGCCTGAACTTGCGGGTGGTTTCGTGCCTGTAGTAGGCCACGTGCATGGCCACCAGCAGTGCTGGGGTGGAGACGAAGATCAGCTGGAGGGCCCACAGACGGATGTGGGACACCGGGAAAAAGTGGTCGTAGCACACGTTTTTGCATCCCGGTTGCAATGTGTTGCAGACAAAGTCCTCCTGCTCGTCGCCCCACACTTCGTGAGCGGCCACCACGAGGATCATGACTCGAAAGATGAAGATGACCGTGACCCACACCTTCCCGATGCTGGTGGAGTGTTTGTTGACACCCCCAATCAAAGTGTGCAGGGCCCCCCAGTCCATGGTGCCGGTTTATCCCTGAACAGACAAAAGGGGGCAAAGGTTTATTAGTGGAAGAGGCCCTGGGAAAGTGACACAGTGATATGACAGACTGAAGCCAACTTTATTTTGAGGTAGGCTGTGGTATTTTACAACTTCAACTCCTTGCCCTGCTAGTCTGAGGTTTTCTGAAAAGGAATGCTCACCCTAAAAACATTCTCATGCTTGGCCGGGTGCGGTCAGCAGACCTGTCGGAAAAGTCCAACTCCTAGTTCCGttggctttctgagaaacggtttTTTTTGCCCTTGGCTGGGTATTAATATTAAGCAACAATTCTCCATTCCCCCCTCCTCAGCCCCCAgcaaccacctttctactttctgtgtctatgattTTGACAGCTCTACCGACCTCATCTAAGTAGAAAGCCATAGCACTTGTCTTTtgggactggcttatttcactcagcatcatgTCCTCGAGGTTCCTCCACGTTGCGGCGAGTGACAGGATTTccttatttgggaggctgaatactattccgcTGTATAGATGGTCCCcattttgtttactcattcacCCATCGATGGACACTgggctgcttccaccttttggctgttgtaacACTACTCTGAGTAAGGGTGTACTCATACTTTtttcaagaccctgctttcaagTCTTTGAGGTATCTCGATGTAGATTGCTGGATCTCAtggttattctatttttaattctttaagcaTTTCCACAGGAGAAGAGAATATTATTATTCAGAATGAAAAGAGGGGCCCAATTCCTGGAGGAGGGCAactatcttgatttttaaaataagagaaaatatgtatgtgtgaacTGGGGGGCTTTCTGTTGAGCCTGCAGCAACACTCTAAAGCAGCATCACTAAATTTCTTGTTAAGAGCTCCGTGATAGCAACTGTGGTGATGGCAATGGCACCGAGTCTTGGAATCACAACGGTCTTTGTTGACGCCTTGCCTATCGTGGGTAGGTTGTATTTTCATGGTTCTTTTAATAACTGCAGCTTAGCATTTTACTTCAGGAATATTGGTATTCCTTAGGAGGGATATCCTTATCAGCGGGATATCAGCACCACAGCACAAGTTTGCAAGAAAGAGACTCAGGCTCAGGCTGTGTGAAGGGAACAGAGTGCTGGGCTCCCCGGGCAGCCCACGTCAGAAGGGTGGGCTCTTTTCATGTTTCAGGAAAGACGTGGTCCTCGGGGGCGCATCAGCAGGTGTGTGGACAGATGGAAGAGGCTGGAGGTTACCTCACAGCAGAGGGAACAGAACAAACACTAGCTTGAGGAAGATGCTGAGGCACAGGGCGGTGACCCTGGAATGTGAGGCAGAGGATTCAATGCCTGCATGGATCTAGGACTAAGAACTGGGTCTGGCACTCAGCATTAACagaaagacagggttttgcttttaagccaggtttttcttaaaaaataataataaaaaaaagaaaattgaaatgggCTACCCTTCAAACCTGTTTTCTCAT
This Piliocolobus tephrosceles isolate RC106 chromosome X, ASM277652v3, whole genome shotgun sequence DNA region includes the following protein-coding sequences:
- the GJB6 gene encoding gap junction beta-6 protein, translated to MDWGALHTLIGGVNKHSTSIGKVWVTVIFIFRVMILVVAAHEVWGDEQEDFVCNTLQPGCKNVCYDHFFPVSHIRLWALQLIFVSTPALLVAMHVAYYRHETTRKFRRGDKRNEFKDIEDIKKQKVRIEGSLWWTYTSSIFFRIIFEAAFMYVFYFLYNGYHLPWVLKCGIDPCPNLVDCFISRPTEKTVFTIFMISASVICMLLNVAELCYLLLKVCFRRSKRAQTQRNHPNHALKESKQNEMNELISDSGQNAITGFPS